TAAGGTAATAACTCTGCGGATCTCCATCATTTCCATGTCCCCCTAGTAACTTACGGTCCAGCCGTATTTTGTTAGCGTgctataaaaagaaaaatgccataaaaattgcattcaatttCGCTATAAAATGTAATCCAACATGGCGTCCTTCCTGCATGAGCTAACCTTGTGATTTGAAGTTAGAGCGTGTTTGTAAacgaccaaacaaacacaccgctCAAAACAGATAGGAACAAACATTCCAGCATTTCAATCAAGTGCTGCAGAAATTCTTGCTTCACAGTCGCCAAAGTCGGATATAGTAGGCCTCTCGAAGCCAATCGCAATGGAGTATTGCCTGTTGGATATTGGCGTACGAAAAACGACGCTTGTGAACGAACACATTCCAACCAACGCACTATCGAACAGCAGCAAAGAAGAGCCCTCAGCATCCGCAAATCTACCAGCACTGCCGCATTTCAAGCATGAACGCCAAATTTACAATCAACTAGACCCGGAATTGAACGTGTATTCCGTTATTCGTGATATCCGCCGCGTACCCGAATACGAACTGCGCGAAAGAACTGACGCATACGATTGCAGCACTGTTATTCTTGGTGTTTTTCTGCGTATTCTAGATCCAAATGAACCCATCAACTACAGCTGCACGAAGCAAAGGCAACGAATGATTGCTCTGCTATTCGAAGAACTTGAACGACGGTCCATAGTCGAGGAGGAGCTGGGGAAAACATCGACCACACCCGACCAAGAGGGTAGAAGAGCTCATTCGGTACAACAGTTTTATGATCAATTGCGATCATACCATCAAGCACGATCCAAAGAAAGTGACTCTTCGTCAGTGTTAGACAATGTACAACATCCGTACCTGCGCCCAGTTTTGCGTCCGTACCAACAAGAAGCCATCAGTTGGATGTTTCGTCGTGAAACCGATCCACAAACACTGCCTGCCCAGTACGTCCGGCTACGGAATCGTTCTCTAGCGGAGGTGGACTTTTTTATGGACCTGTACGGTTGCACCGTAAGTGACACACCACCCAAACCTACTGCGCTGCCCGCTGGTGGCATTCTTGCCGATGAGATGGGAATGGGAAAAACTGTCGAGATActtggtttgctgctgctgaacagGAAGAACGATTACAGCCAAGCAAAGACACGATCGCAATCGTCGGATGATTCTATGACGGACGATGACGATTCCGCCGAAGTGTTTCCACTGAAATGTTTTTGCACTAGCACGCATCGGAGAAAAACAATCACTTGTCGAAAGTGTGGCCGGCTGCAGCACCGTAAGTGTGTTCTCAAACACCaccaacccaaacaaaacatacccaGCCGGTACATTTGTCCGGAATGTTGGCGTACGGAACCGCTGGTCGAATCCGGCGCTACCATAATCGTTTCACCGGCCTCCATCAAGCATCAGTGGGAGAGCGAAATTCGGAAGCACGTGTCCGATCCCAACTTTCGGTTGTTTGTCTACAACGGTGTCACGGATGCGCTGGGCAAGTGGATTAGCCCCACCGACCTCGCTTCGTACGATGTGGTGCTGACGGATTATAACGTGCTGAGACCGGAAATTTACATGATTGCGGAAAATGCACGCACTTCGCGGCACGAGAAGCGTTTTCTCGTTCCTACCACACCGCTTACCATGATACGTTGGTGGCGCGTTTGTCTCGACGAGGCACAAATGGTTGAGGGAGTGCACAGCAATGTGACAAAGATGGTTAAAGCCCTGCCGGCAGTGCATCGCTGGACGGTGACAGGCACACCGATCGAAAAGACGGTTGACAATCTGTACGGTTTGGTGCACTATCTCGATTACGACCCATACAGTTGCTGGCCGGTGTGGTCACAGTACTCGACACGCTTTCAGAGCGGTAATGCTGAACCGCTGCTTACGATGATGGTACGCGTGATGTGGCGCACGTGCAAGCATGCTGTTCTCGATCAGCTGAACATTCCGCCGCAAACCGAGCGCATCCACCACATCCGTATGTCGGATCTGCAAAGCTACTTCTACCGCGGTGAGCATATTCAGTGTGCGCATGCGTTCCGTGACAAGGCACGCAAAATCGGACTCTCACTACGGATGGGTCAGATGAACATACATACGCTGAATTTGCTACTGGAACCGCTGCGCAAACTTCGAATGGATTGTACCATGCCGTCCGTTTTGTACTCAGGTACCACGCTCAACGCCAAGAAGCTTCTGACCCCTGCCGAACTGCACGAACATCTCGTCACGGCGAACGTACACAATTGCAAAGGGCAACTCCGGTCGGTCGTGTCATCGTTGAACGGCATGGCGGCGGTACACATCCTTCAGCACGGCTACAGTCAGGCCTTCCGACTGTACCAAGCTAGTCTGCGCTGGGCCGACGACTATCAGGGAACGATTAGTGTCGATACGTTGCTCCAGATACACGCCATACACAACCTGCTCGATCTTTCGCGTTGGTATGAGAACAGTCTCGATTCGGAGCTAAAACCCACGGCACAGCAGCTTCACGACTACGAAGAACGATGTGCCCGGCTCGAGTGGCGCTACATTGAACAGTACGCCAGCAAGGTTCGCACGATCGAGACCGCTCTACGGCCAGCGATACAAAAGGTAAATGAGCTGATTGCATCTCAAAACAACCAACCGGTATTGGTACGGCTCGATGGCGCTTGGTGGCACGATCTGTTAACTGGCTTCGAAATGGACGATACGTCACGTCACGCTACGCTCGAGCACCGTTTGTTCCGCGAGCAGAATCTGCTAGAAAACACGGGCGTCCGTTCATGGCGCTCGATGGATCTTTGGTTGATGAACTGGTTGGACAAGATAGTCGAAAGGCGCCGCAATCTTAAGAAAGGTTTCCAATCGCTCGCCTTCTTCGTGGACAATCTCCAACCGAATCACCTCTGGTCGGAGCAAACGCGCACCGCCATTGAAGAGCTGGTACGGACCGCCTATGCATGCCACCTTGATCCCGCCCTGTTCGAGGAGGATGAGAATGGAATGCGAACTGAGGAGCGTCGGGTGGCAGCGGGCAAATCGGACGCACCCGTATGTCTGCTTTGCAAGGTGAAGGACACACTGAATCAAATGGAAGCGGTTCTGTTTCTCATTAAACAAACCCAAGCTGCAACCGGAGGGCTTTGGCAGGTGTCGGCACAGGAACTAGTGTTGAAACGTAAGCACAAAGCGCATTGTTTGTTGCTATTGGACAATCAATTTTCCCTTATATTCGTTTCTTGTTCTTTTAGAGCTTCATCAGTATGCCAAACGGCAGGAAGCGTATGAGCAGACGGTCACGGAGGGTGATCACTTCCTGTCGTTTCTCGAACGTATTAAGCTCGAGTTCAAAGAATATTCGCAGTACTGGGTGGAAATTAACTACACCGTCGCCGCGTACGATGAGCTGACCATGTGTAAGTCCCGCCTGCAACTACTAACCGCAGCCGAGTATCAGGAGATGGAGCGCACGAAGAAGAAACGGACCCTGATGCAGCTGCTCGCATGCGAACTCCCCGATACGATGGCCGAATTGAAGCTATCGAAGGCAACCGCCGAACGCGAGTTCATAAGACTCAAGGGCACGCTTAAATATCTCGATCACCTGGGCGCGAGGAAAGAAATCGATCCGTGCCCAATCTGTCAAATCATTCCGATGGGAAAGTATACCGTGTTACAGTGCGGTCACCATCTGTGTAGCGTGTGTTCCCTAAAGATGATAAAGTTGGCAAAAATGAGCGGCAACGTTACCACGTGTGTCATATGTCGACACGCGCAACAAGTGAAGGAGTAGGTTTTTTCCCACATTCATTGGTACTGGGCTCTATTAACAATCCTTTTCTGGCCCTTTTTTCCAGCATGCAGTATGTCACAATgacggaaaataaaaacgtgcAAATAGTGCGCGGAAGCTTTTCGGACAAAATCGTCAAAATCGTTGAAACCGTGCTCGAACTGATAGATGCCGAGGCGGACGTAAAGATTGTGATATTCTCCCACTGGGAACCGATCCTTAACGAGCTCGGTGTAGCGTTGGGGAAAAACGATATCAAGTATCGCCAAAAGTCCGCCAAATTCTACCAAAGTGTGGCAGAGTTTAAGGACTATGCACTGGGCATCACGTGCCTGCTGCTTCCACTACGGTACGGATCGAAGGGATTGAATCTCACCGAAGCAACGCATGTGTTTCTGGTCGAACCGATTTTAAATCCAGGCGAAGAAATGCAAGCAATTGGGCGTGTGCATCGAATCGGACAGACGCGACCAACATTTGTCCATCGGTTCATCATGCTCGAAACGATCGAGGCAACGATACACGAAACTATTCAGGGAGATCGCAGCGGCAGATGGCTATCGAAGGATGTgacggtggagcagctggagCAGTTATTTCGACTCGATGACGCAAACAGTGATGTGATAGTACTATAGACCTAGCGTATGTAATTTTGCTTCTGTGTGGAAAACTACGTTACTATGAGTTTGTGACATAAAACAACGTAACACTAAATTGTGAGTCAAAATATAAAGAATAtgagtttttaaataaagtcCAAATATATTTACCGATCAAAATGAGAACAATGCGATAATTTCTACCTCTTCTTACATAAACATGTCATCGTAACCTGGAGGAGGAAGATGATCCGGATTTGGTTGGCGATTCAGGCGATTGTTGGGTCCCATCGGATCGATGCGTGGTCTGGGCATAAACATACCAGGCCTGTGCAAAAGAGAGGAAAGCAAAGGAGTCTTAGAAGCTGTGCGCCTTCAGCAATACAGCTCGTACTTACATTCTGGGAGGAATTGGATCCATTAGCATACCGCCACCAAGTATTCCCAGCGGATCACGATCCGCCATACCTACACCCACATATGGTACACCAAATGTTTCAACTTTTGGTATATCTTGCGGTACTGCTGCATTTTtcggtactgctgctgttagTGTACCAGAGGTTTGTGTGGGCACAGCGTTGTGTATTGGCTTCACGAGTTCCGTATCCAGCCGGGAAATTTGCTTATCTACGTTGGCAATCAGATTCGTAACTTTTCCGCCACGAAAGGACTGAATTGTTGTTTCGAAATTGAAGACAACGTTCGAAACCTTCAGTGTCTTGGCATGCAGGAGATTAAGGATCATTGTATCATTCGAGAGCGTTCCGTGCAAGTTGTACAGCTCGTTGTTTATGGTGTAGCGTAGTGCGTACGATACATTATTTGCGTTCCATCCTTCCGGCAACAGTTCGCTCTGCTCAATGCTGTTTTCAAGTGTTTTCTGTTGGGCAAAAAAGGTAGAGAGCTATTCAGATTTGACAAACACGACAAGAATGCGCCACTAGCCTTGATACGCACATCATCGCCGACGCCAACATTACGAAATCCATTCTTCGTCAAATACCAGTGTACCAGCAGAATCATCAGATCCGATTTTTTGGTCACCTTGTCCTGCTCCAACTTCCACAGCATCTCCAAGCCAAAGTAATCCGGCGACTGCATCTCAAACACCTTATTTGGCCGTTAACTTTAGAAACCACGCAGTTTTCAACTTACAACCAAGCGCCGCAAATTTGCTCTTCCACAAAAATATGGACTATCATCCAACGACAACCTACTTTGTTTAGAATACCTGGAACTGTCAAAGAGAACAGCCGTTTCCTCTTAATGCCTGCCTACACGTGTAGCATTCAAATGATGGAAGAGAGGCGTTTTCATTCCGAATAGAAATGAATCCAAGCGATACAACTTCAATTTCCATATTTGAAAGACGCATGCAATCTCTATTGAACTTAATTTTCTTCAGAAAGTGCTCTATTTCATCGGCTCCTCCTGAACGAGCGACCATAAACACATTCCCCAAATAAGTTGACATGTGTACATGTTTACACTGTGGCTGTTTACTTTTTGCAGCTGTTATTAAAAATCGAATGTCATTTCTTGGTtggtgttgtgtatgtgtttagATTTTGGTTGTCCGTTTTATTTCCAGTACGCACTTTATGTTGGCCAAACGACGGAATCTGTGCATCTTCCGTTCTAACCGCAATTTAGTCTAGTTCTCGAAATATACTGAAGCACGCGATGGAGCTCCCAACACTGTCCATCGAAGCCAAACGATTGTTGGTGCTAAAAACGCTCTTACGCGACCCGGCTGCGGCAGATTTGCGGCTGTCGCTGTTCGTTTCAGCTGCCAGGTCCTTCCGGTACGATTCCTGCCTGCAACCATTTCCGCCAGATTTCATCATAAACAACGAGAAAAGCATTGAGCTGTTGGTAAGAATAcgtgcgtgcgtttgtgtgtatgggtaTCCGTAACACACGTAATCAAACAGCCTTATCTGATGCAAACCTCTTGTCTTTCCGGACCACTCCATAAACACCACGTCAGTGTCAAGTACTGGATACTATACCGCCAGTAGCGGAAATTCCAGCCAAACTGAACGCTCTGGGCGAACAGACGGTTGGACTGTTGCACTGGATCCTCTGTCGGCAAGCCCGTCCTGCGCTTCGAACCGTACCGAAACCCGAACACGATGAAGTGCTCAGCAAATGTCCCTGCTACGCCAAATACGCTATGCCCAGTCTCATTTTTGAAGTCTCGTACCGGGACAATCATTCGAG
This Anopheles marshallii chromosome 3, idAnoMarsDA_429_01, whole genome shotgun sequence DNA region includes the following protein-coding sequences:
- the LOC128714502 gene encoding proteasome inhibitor PI31 subunit, whose protein sequence is MQSPDYFGLEMLWKLEQDKVTKKSDLMILLVHWYLTKNGFRNVGVGDDKTLENSIEQSELLPEGWNANNVSYALRYTINNELYNLHGTLSNDTMILNLLHAKTLKVSNVVFNFETTIQSFRGGKVTNLIANVDKQISRLDTELVKPIHNAVPTQTSGTLTAAVPKNAAVPQDIPKVETFGVPYVGVGMADRDPLGILGGGMLMDPIPPRMPGMFMPRPRIDPMGPNNRLNRQPNPDHLPPPGYDDMFM
- the LOC128713922 gene encoding E3 ubiquitin-protein ligase SHPRH, with the translated sequence MEYCLLDIGVRKTTLVNEHIPTNALSNSSKEEPSASANLPALPHFKHERQIYNQLDPELNVYSVIRDIRRVPEYELRERTDAYDCSTVILGVFLRILDPNEPINYSCTKQRQRMIALLFEELERRSIVEEELGKTSTTPDQEGRRAHSVQQFYDQLRSYHQARSKESDSSSVLDNVQHPYLRPVLRPYQQEAISWMFRRETDPQTLPAQYVRLRNRSLAEVDFFMDLYGCTVSDTPPKPTALPAGGILADEMGMGKTVEILGLLLLNRKNDYSQAKTRSQSSDDSMTDDDDSAEVFPLKCFCTSTHRRKTITCRKCGRLQHRKCVLKHHQPKQNIPSRYICPECWRTEPLVESGATIIVSPASIKHQWESEIRKHVSDPNFRLFVYNGVTDALGKWISPTDLASYDVVLTDYNVLRPEIYMIAENARTSRHEKRFLVPTTPLTMIRWWRVCLDEAQMVEGVHSNVTKMVKALPAVHRWTVTGTPIEKTVDNLYGLVHYLDYDPYSCWPVWSQYSTRFQSGNAEPLLTMMVRVMWRTCKHAVLDQLNIPPQTERIHHIRMSDLQSYFYRGEHIQCAHAFRDKARKIGLSLRMGQMNIHTLNLLLEPLRKLRMDCTMPSVLYSGTTLNAKKLLTPAELHEHLVTANVHNCKGQLRSVVSSLNGMAAVHILQHGYSQAFRLYQASLRWADDYQGTISVDTLLQIHAIHNLLDLSRWYENSLDSELKPTAQQLHDYEERCARLEWRYIEQYASKVRTIETALRPAIQKVNELIASQNNQPVLVRLDGAWWHDLLTGFEMDDTSRHATLEHRLFREQNLLENTGVRSWRSMDLWLMNWLDKIVERRRNLKKGFQSLAFFVDNLQPNHLWSEQTRTAIEELVRTAYACHLDPALFEEDENGMRTEERRVAAGKSDAPVCLLCKVKDTLNQMEAVLFLIKQTQAATGGLWQVSAQELVLKQLHQYAKRQEAYEQTVTEGDHFLSFLERIKLEFKEYSQYWVEINYTVAAYDELTMCKSRLQLLTAAEYQEMERTKKKRTLMQLLACELPDTMAELKLSKATAEREFIRLKGTLKYLDHLGARKEIDPCPICQIIPMGKYTVLQCGHHLCSVCSLKMIKLAKMSGNVTTCVICRHAQQVKDMQYVTMTENKNVQIVRGSFSDKIVKIVETVLELIDAEADVKIVIFSHWEPILNELGVALGKNDIKYRQKSAKFYQSVAEFKDYALGITCLLLPLRYGSKGLNLTEATHVFLVEPILNPGEEMQAIGRVHRIGQTRPTFVHRFIMLETIEATIHETIQGDRSGRWLSKDVTVEQLEQLFRLDDANSDVIVL